One Aegilops tauschii subsp. strangulata cultivar AL8/78 chromosome 7, Aet v6.0, whole genome shotgun sequence genomic window carries:
- the LOC141026606 gene encoding uncharacterized protein produces MQGGCIADIGSCGTGFDSASGSVRTKKFRTKGSELADRKGEKNKAMPRAPSICCSSIDEALSFSSRARCNKRLVLFPSREPRERPAPRRAKLIFKTGSSGALKRAGPLKGRLLCERSSESTRVLRTKGVYNWGAAQLFC; encoded by the coding sequence ATGCAAGGAGGATGTATAGCTGATATAGGATCTTGTGGAACTGGATTTGATTCTGCAAGCGGTTCGGTACGAACGAAGAAATTTCGAACAAAAGGATCGGAACTCGCTGATAGGAAAGGAGAGAAAAACAAAGCAATGCCAAGAGCTCCGTCAATCTGCTGTTCATCGATAGACGAAGCTCTCTCTTTTTCATCTCGTGCCAGATGTAACAAAAGATTAGTCCTTTTTCCTTCTCGCGAACCACGGGAGCGCCCAGCGCCCAGAAGAGCAAAGCTCATTTTCAAAACAGGGTCAAGCGGCGCATTAAAAAGGGCTGGCCCGTTAAAAGGACGCTTACTTTGCGAACGAAGTTCAGAATCAACAAGGGTTCTCCGAACGAAGGGAGTGTACAACTGGGGCGCAGCCCAACTTTTTTGTTAG